The sequence CCTATCTCCTTTTCCCTCCTCTAATTATTTGTTGACCAATAGTTAACATAGTTAAATTTTAGGTGGAATACTCATTGCTTAAATCTTTTTGACAGGTTCTTGTCACATTTAAGTTCTCAAGCTATTTCATTTATTCCTGATTCTCTCATGTCCCTTATTGAAAGCTATTCGCCAGCAATGTGAAAGTAGCCCTATTGAGAACAGTAGCTCAAAGATTTCTTGGTCATTTCGAATTTGTTTTATTGTTGAGGCATATGAGATATCAAAATAGAAATAGAATAATGCCACAAAGAGAAAGTAGAGGCTATAACGTTTTGTTGGGAAGGCATCGATATTTGGCCATACTTTCCAACCTACCCATCCAAGTAATATGCAAGATATTTCAAATGAAGGATCTAAAAGTATATGATGAAAGAATGCAGTATTATGTAAATTTGACTCCCCCTGAATATTGATATCCCTTAAAGCATTGAACCCAAAACCTGTTATACGCTCACCCCAGCTTATTTCTTCACCTGCTACAAAAAAGCAAATTAATGTAATTGCAA comes from Prochlorococcus sp. MIT 1307 and encodes:
- a CDS encoding pectate lyase: MSDLNILKNILVASLPRILNPFTSAPPEVVRTPWGNLETKVDIFPVIYLIFIYGFVYILPYGRDVIGISWFDWCRAEDGPLEWIQFIAFATAFVCSSLVLWKRRRSGINIKWFAWLAITLICFFVAGEEISWGERITGFGFNALRDINIQGESNLHNTAFFHHILLDPSFEISCILLGWVGWKVWPNIDAFPTKRYSLYFLFVALFYFYFDISYASTIKQIRNDQEIFELLFSIGLLSHCWRIAFNKGHERIRNK